In Drosophila innubila isolate TH190305 chromosome 2L unlocalized genomic scaffold, UK_Dinn_1.0 5_B_2L, whole genome shotgun sequence, a single window of DNA contains:
- the LOC117782693 gene encoding casein kinase II subunit alpha, with translation MTLPSAARVYTDVNAHKPDEYWDYENYVVDWGNQDDYQLVRKLGRGKYSEVFEAINITTTEKCVVKILKPVKKKKIKREIKILENLRGGTNIITLLAVVKDPVSRTPALIFEHVNNTDFKQLYQTLTDYEIRYYLFELLKALDYCHSMGIMHRDVKPHNVMIDHENRKLRLIDWGLAEFYHPGQEYNVRVASRYFKGPELLVDYQMYDYSLDMWSLGCMLASMIFRKEPFFHGHDNYDQLVRIAKVLGTEELYAYLDKYNIDLDPRFHDILQRHSRKRWERFVHSDNQHLVSPEALDFLDKLLRYDHVDRLTAREAMAHPYFLPIVNGQVNPNSQQ, from the coding sequence ATGACACTACCAAGTGCCGCTCGCGTTTACACAGACGTGAACGCTCACAAGCCAGATGAATATTGGGACTATGAGAACTATGTAGTGGACTGGGGTAATCAGGATGATTATCAATTGGTACGCAAGTTGGGGCGTGGCAAGTACTCGGAGGTGTTTGAGGCTATCAACATAACGACGACCGAAAAGTGTGTTGTCAAAATATTGAAGCccgttaaaaaaaagaagatcaAGCGCGAAATCAAGATCTTGGAGAACTTGAGGGGTGGCACCAACATTATAACGCTTTTAGCTGTCGTCAAAGATCCAGTGTCCCGTACCCCAGCATTGATCTTTGAACACGTGAATAATACAGATTTTAAACAACTGTACCAAACACTAACAGACTACGAGATTCGCTACTATTTGTTTGAGTTACTCAAGGCCCTCGACTACTGCCACAGCATGGGCATAATGCATCGCGATGTGAAGCCACATAACGTGATGATCGATCATGAGAACAGGAAGTTGCGACTAATTGATTGGGGCCTAGCTGAATTCTATCATCCGGGTCAGGAGTATAACGTACGTGTGGCTTCCCGATATTTTAAGGGACCCGAACTTCTTGTCGATTATCAAATGTACGACTATTCACTGGACATGTGGTCGCTCGGCTGCATGCTTGCGTCTATGATTTTCCGCAAGGAGCCATTTTTCCATGGCCACGACAACTATGATCAACTAGTGCGAATTGCCAAGGTGCTGGGCACCGAAGAACTGTACGCCTATCTTGATAAGTACAACATTGATCTTGATCCGCGATTTCATGATATTTTACAACGCCATTCTCGCAAACGTTGGGAGCGATTCGTTCATTCTGACAACCAACATTTGGTGTCACCGGAAGCATTGGACTTTCTGGATAAACTATTACGTTACGATCACGTTGACCGTCTTACTGCTCGCGAAGCTATGGCGCATCCATACTTTCTGCCAATTGTCAATGGACAGGTTAATCCAAACAGCCAGCAATAG